The following are encoded in a window of Paraburkholderia hospita genomic DNA:
- a CDS encoding GNAT family N-acetyltransferase, giving the protein MHENISIRQLEPADRDAFFALRLRGLKTHPAAFGQSYEDAVERGPSQHDAMLDGTHAASGNFLLGAFSSIDGALVGTVGLLRETRYKEPHKGHVIGMYVAAEAAGRGAGRALLTELLARAAQIDGLRQLGLRVTSTNGSARALYESLGFRVYGTEPDAQCIDGVFHDTDLMVRFI; this is encoded by the coding sequence ATGCACGAAAACATTTCGATCCGCCAGCTGGAGCCCGCCGACCGCGACGCGTTTTTTGCGCTGCGGCTGCGCGGCCTGAAAACGCACCCCGCCGCGTTTGGGCAAAGCTATGAAGATGCCGTCGAGCGCGGCCCTTCGCAACACGATGCGATGCTGGACGGCACGCATGCCGCGTCCGGCAACTTCCTGCTGGGCGCGTTTTCATCGATAGATGGCGCGCTCGTCGGTACGGTCGGGCTGCTGCGCGAGACACGGTACAAGGAGCCCCACAAGGGCCATGTGATCGGCATGTACGTCGCAGCTGAAGCGGCGGGACGCGGCGCCGGGCGCGCGCTGCTGACGGAACTGCTCGCGCGCGCCGCGCAGATCGACGGATTGCGGCAGCTCGGTTTGCGGGTCACGAGCACGAACGGTTCGGCTCGCGCGCTGTACGAATCACTTGGGTTTCGCGTGTACGGAACGGAGCCGGACGCGCAGTGCATTGATGGCGTGTTTCACGACACCGATCTGATGGTGCGGTTCATCTGA